The genome window ATCGATGCGGCCAACACATTTGCCGCTGCGCCTGAAGAGTCTGCACAGCAAAGATCTGCCCGAGTCGGGCATTGCTTCGATAAATTTCGATGAGACCGATTCGTATCCGGAGTTCATTGGACGTACGAGTGTCTGTAATACTCCGATGACCGAGAATAAGGTGCTGCCGGTGGCGACTGTCATGTCCATCTGTGCCAATCCGGATGAGGAGCAAGTGGCCGATGCGCACAATTCTAATGGTAAATCGTCAACAGCAACGGCATCATCGTCGCGTCGCAACTCTCTCAAGATGGATGTGGAAAAGTTCTTTCAGAATTTCATTGGTAATCCGCACAAGCAGCTGACGCGACGCAAATCCTCCGCAGATCTGCAAGATGCCTTGCGCGCTATATCCAAAAAGTTGGGACACTTTACGCACAGCTTCAAAACCACAACGGATGTGAATCGCAATGGCAACAGTGTCACAGCAGACATAAGCAGCGAAGTATCTCCAGATTACATAGAGAATGATGAACGCAGCAGTTCTCGGACCATCGGCGATCCCACCTATCCCGTTTTCAATACCAATGGTCAGCAGATATCGGGCAGCTTATTCCAGCAGTTCTTGGAACAGTATCGTAAACTTTGGGGCGCTGCCAGCGAGCAGGCATCGCAGGATGCCGAGTTGGCTGCATTGGTGGCCGAGTTTCAAGAGTTTAATCTGGAAATACAGAAGCTGGACGAGCACATGCGACAACAAGCCGAAGCTTCGTCAGAAGCGGCAGATCGTAATCTAAATGTTGCCGCCAAGACGCCGATGGATAAACGCGCCATGTGTCTGCCACTTAAACCCGCCGGCGAGTCCAGCAATGTGGATGCACCGATCAGTCAACGTCGTGTTGGAGGCGCTGGTGTACCGTTGACACCGCTTATGGCAAAGCTATCGGTGCTGGCATTAAATGAGGCGACGCCCATTGAGATACAGACACCGTTGAATAGCAGCAAAGTATTTCCACGCCGCAACTCACTCAAGTGCGAAGATGCAGTCGATGCGCTGTCTGCTTTTTCCAATGCACCGCAAGCTCAATTAACCACACAGGCGGATGGACTGCAGCGCACAGAGTTATACATATGTGGACAGCAGAACATGACGCTCCTTCTGCTGATGGAGGAGGGCTCCTGTCGCCAGCAGACAATTGTGCAAAAAATGGTAAGTTTTACGCGTAATCTCTTAGCAATTCTAGTACAAAATTACAATATGGAATAAAGAAAATCATTGTTTAAAACAGAAGGCGATAAATCACTTTTTAAGCTGACATACCAATCTATAATTAACGTATTTACATTCTGTAACAGTTTGACATTTGCGTTGCGAAATTTCCGCACATGGAATCGCTGCTGAACCAAACGCTCAATGTAAATGTGGAGGGCGACAAACGGGATGGCAGCAACTATAGCTTCATGTGCATCGACGCCAAGTGGGATGCCCTGCAGCGCAATGGACCGTGGAATCCGCTCGAGATGACCACTCTGGAGAGTATGCATCGCGATCTGCAGCAGCCAAGTGGTCAGCTCACCGACCTCATACTTAGGTGAGTTCTAAATAATGTTTAAGGAAGTCATCACTATAATTGTATTCTTTTTAGATCTCATGACTCTGTCTTCTATGGCTACAAATGCGGACGGACGGAATACTTCTACAAGGAGCCAACGCATGAGATCAACGGCATTCCACCGCCATCAGATCCGATTGGAAACATACAGATGCGTGCCAAGTCGCGCCTGGAACGTGATCATTCCTACATGCTCTTGTAGATTACAGACAGAATAACCatttatacaatatacatacatacaaatactCGCAAGCTTagccaaaaacaaacttaCAAGATAATGTCCAGATGTTAAATGGGAGACGCCCGGGTGCGAATCCCATTGCCAATTTAATGCCATCCGTTGTAACTGTAACTTTATTTGCCATCTCAATCTGCATTTGCACGAGTCTTTATTGATCACGAGTTGTTGATCGCAACTCTTCAGCTCGTGTAGACGtagtaaacatattttaaaaactctTTTAAACTATGCATAGCTTTTAGTCCGA of Drosophila nasuta strain 15112-1781.00 chromosome 3, ASM2355853v1, whole genome shotgun sequence contains these proteins:
- the LOC132789083 gene encoding uncharacterized protein LOC132789083 isoform X1, producing MFKEWRKPNHKRWQQQQHQLQQQTQRQLRRRMLDRETMIVFVYDTECLKDEADDPIAAVLYFHPSWVSDTQKVALCGQLMGTSYFLKDCFFKPRILSLQNGKFVLKEFGRFTLAVGTDRNIADQLLEHRANLLSSLLKFFHRDLQSLHEQYAQPAQQPSRNLSEKLYHIFETYLPMLQRNGNTFQNVPKLRMPKTASHIYLEAIQTLQSCQQTKGILGGAILYHNKVVASQLGDVVTKQLVLTDPRHVRTTAEQLNMQQFHIPHGVQMLVVYVEQQQYAKLAAEAQRAQNLQTTTSQLGQGSLPFQYAKRKLKRDKSLIFTHIPEEEHASDTTSAMELPTARPKSMRPTHLPLRLKSLHSKDLPESGIASINFDETDSYPEFIGRTSVCNTPMTENKVLPVATVMSICANPDEEQVADAHNSNGKSSTATASSSRRNSLKMDVEKFFQNFIGNPHKQLTRRKSSADLQDALRAISKKLGHFTHSFKTTTDVNRNGNSVTADISSEVSPDYIENDERSSSRTIGDPTYPVFNTNGQQISGSLFQQFLEQYRKLWGAASEQASQDAELAALVAEFQEFNLEIQKLDEHMRQQAEASSEAADRNLNVAAKTPMDKRAMCLPLKPAGESSNVDAPISQRRVGGAGVPLTPLMAKLSVLALNEATPIEIQTPLNSSKVFPRRNSLKCEDAVDALSAFSNAPQAQLTTQADGLQRTELYICGQQNMTLLLLMEEGSCRQQTIVQKMFDICVAKFPHMESLLNQTLNVNVEGDKRDGSNYSFMCIDAKWDALQRNGPWNPLEMTTLESMHRDLQQPSGQLTDLILRSHDSVFYGYKCGRTEYFYKEPTHEINGIPPPSDPIGNIQMRAKSRLERDHSYMLL
- the LOC132789083 gene encoding uncharacterized protein LOC132789083 isoform X2, with the translated sequence MATKETMIVFVYDTECLKDEADDPIAAVLYFHPSWVSDTQKVALCGQLMGTSYFLKDCFFKPRILSLQNGKFVLKEFGRFTLAVGTDRNIADQLLEHRANLLSSLLKFFHRDLQSLHEQYAQPAQQPSRNLSEKLYHIFETYLPMLQRNGNTFQNVPKLRMPKTASHIYLEAIQTLQSCQQTKGILGGAILYHNKVVASQLGDVVTKQLVLTDPRHVRTTAEQLNMQQFHIPHGVQMLVVYVEQQQYAKLAAEAQRAQNLQTTTSQLGQGSLPFQYAKRKLKRDKSLIFTHIPEEEHASDTTSAMELPTARPKSMRPTHLPLRLKSLHSKDLPESGIASINFDETDSYPEFIGRTSVCNTPMTENKVLPVATVMSICANPDEEQVADAHNSNGKSSTATASSSRRNSLKMDVEKFFQNFIGNPHKQLTRRKSSADLQDALRAISKKLGHFTHSFKTTTDVNRNGNSVTADISSEVSPDYIENDERSSSRTIGDPTYPVFNTNGQQISGSLFQQFLEQYRKLWGAASEQASQDAELAALVAEFQEFNLEIQKLDEHMRQQAEASSEAADRNLNVAAKTPMDKRAMCLPLKPAGESSNVDAPISQRRVGGAGVPLTPLMAKLSVLALNEATPIEIQTPLNSSKVFPRRNSLKCEDAVDALSAFSNAPQAQLTTQADGLQRTELYICGQQNMTLLLLMEEGSCRQQTIVQKMFDICVAKFPHMESLLNQTLNVNVEGDKRDGSNYSFMCIDAKWDALQRNGPWNPLEMTTLESMHRDLQQPSGQLTDLILRSHDSVFYGYKCGRTEYFYKEPTHEINGIPPPSDPIGNIQMRAKSRLERDHSYMLL